A single Xylanimonas cellulosilytica DSM 15894 DNA region contains:
- a CDS encoding DEAD/DEAH box helicase, which translates to MRTALTPPTPAMVAGLVGPGAFGRGAAYRDEGRVSEIRWSPGTHRLEGLVRGSGRHVYTASVWFTRSDHRLLPDESVCTCPVAVDCKHVAALLLEAHARVQAGLALDDGGPSAPVAPSGPGPAWRRTLDRLPSTAPATLPERDRVVRLALQLRVDGAGKANGASVSVRPVRQGVKGGWSGGYDVSWDVLAHPYYGTRWEPVAHGWLTELAALRKPSAPHYGSSTWDGLGGFIPRLLWPHLARGVELGVPLLGPGGGTVRLADGGEIALDLTADGDGLLLTPTMTLDGLPVTAPVRGAIGDGGLFAVDDDVLVIGPTPEPLSLAAIELLGAAPVAVPAADVADFWSAYHPRLARQVTLTSSDGTVDLPAPSLPALVVTATFEGPPLLRVACSWEYPTPAGPVEHPWQATTRDAAGRDLPAEQRLRDAVALAIRDLPALADTTLGEHLTFTDIDALDAAEVLLPALDEIEGVRVDVEREPAYNELTGAPQVTVAAVDTERTDWFDLAVTVRVADHDVPLRAIIEALGTGKKRLMLVDGSWLRLDHPALERLRELLDEASRLSDRPGRPYAPSINRYHAGLWEDLDELADVVDVSERWRASVGGLLALTSGGEEARPQPLPPPSGLKAQLRPYQQQGYEWLAFLHEHGLGGVLADDMGLGKTVQTLALIAHARESRGGAPFLVVAPASVVSNWAAEAAQFTPGLRVVTRTTTSTRAAAPLVEEVAGADVVVTSYAIFRLDSDAFHDLPWAGLILDEAQFVKNHASRANACARSLPAPFKLAITGTPMENDVGELWALLSVVAPGLYPSRRRFAEDYVKPLTAASRPGADPAVRRLAASRAGLLRRRVRPLMLRRTKDQVAPELPERQEQVLTVDLAPAHRRAYDARLQRERTRVLGMLDDVDGNRLAIFKSLTTLRRMALDASLVDPSASAGIPSSKLDVLVEQVAEVVAEGHRALVFSQFTGYLSLVAARLDALGLRFAYLDGSTRRRADVVRGFREGDAPLFLISLKAGGFGLNLTEADHVFLLDPWWNPATEAQAVDRTHRIGQTRPVNVVRMVAAGTIEEKVMALKERKAAAVGAVLGDGDDVFSRALDADDIRGLLTSAP; encoded by the coding sequence GTGCGCACCGCCCTGACCCCACCCACCCCGGCCATGGTCGCCGGACTGGTGGGCCCTGGTGCGTTCGGGCGCGGTGCCGCCTACCGGGACGAGGGGCGCGTCAGCGAGATCCGCTGGTCCCCCGGCACCCACCGCCTCGAAGGGTTGGTGCGTGGCAGCGGGCGGCACGTCTACACGGCGTCGGTCTGGTTCACGCGCTCGGACCACCGCCTCCTGCCCGACGAGTCGGTGTGCACCTGCCCCGTCGCCGTCGACTGCAAGCACGTCGCCGCGCTGCTGCTGGAGGCCCACGCCCGCGTGCAGGCGGGCCTCGCCCTGGACGACGGCGGACCGAGCGCCCCGGTAGCGCCGTCGGGCCCGGGCCCCGCCTGGCGCCGCACCCTCGACCGGCTGCCGAGCACCGCCCCGGCCACCCTCCCGGAGCGGGACCGGGTGGTCCGGCTCGCCCTCCAGCTCCGCGTGGACGGTGCCGGCAAGGCCAACGGGGCCTCGGTGTCCGTGCGGCCCGTCAGACAAGGCGTCAAGGGCGGGTGGTCCGGCGGTTACGACGTGAGCTGGGACGTGCTCGCGCACCCGTACTACGGCACCCGCTGGGAGCCGGTGGCCCACGGCTGGCTGACGGAGCTCGCCGCCCTGCGCAAACCCTCCGCACCGCACTACGGGTCGAGCACCTGGGACGGCCTCGGCGGCTTCATCCCCCGGCTGCTGTGGCCGCACCTGGCCCGCGGCGTCGAGCTCGGCGTGCCGCTGCTCGGCCCCGGCGGAGGGACGGTGCGGCTCGCCGACGGCGGAGAGATCGCCCTCGACCTCACCGCCGACGGCGACGGTCTGCTGCTGACCCCCACGATGACGCTCGACGGCCTGCCGGTCACCGCCCCGGTGCGCGGCGCGATCGGCGACGGTGGCCTGTTCGCCGTCGACGACGACGTGCTCGTGATCGGCCCCACGCCCGAGCCGCTCAGCCTCGCCGCGATCGAGCTGCTGGGCGCGGCACCGGTCGCCGTCCCCGCCGCCGACGTCGCGGACTTCTGGTCCGCCTACCATCCACGGCTGGCCCGCCAGGTCACGCTGACCAGCAGCGACGGCACCGTGGACCTCCCCGCACCGTCCCTGCCCGCGCTCGTGGTCACGGCCACCTTCGAGGGCCCCCCGCTGCTGCGCGTCGCGTGCTCCTGGGAGTACCCGACGCCGGCCGGCCCCGTCGAGCACCCGTGGCAGGCGACGACGCGCGACGCCGCCGGCCGGGACCTGCCGGCCGAGCAACGGCTGCGCGACGCCGTCGCGCTCGCGATCCGGGACCTGCCGGCGCTGGCCGACACGACGCTCGGCGAACACCTCACGTTCACCGACATCGACGCGCTCGATGCGGCCGAGGTGCTGCTGCCCGCGCTCGACGAGATCGAGGGCGTGCGCGTCGACGTCGAGCGCGAGCCCGCGTACAACGAGCTCACGGGCGCTCCCCAGGTCACGGTCGCCGCCGTCGACACCGAGCGCACCGACTGGTTCGACCTCGCGGTCACGGTCCGGGTGGCCGACCACGACGTGCCGCTGCGCGCGATCATCGAGGCGCTCGGCACGGGCAAGAAGCGGCTGATGCTGGTCGACGGCTCGTGGCTGCGGCTCGACCACCCCGCGCTCGAGCGGCTGCGCGAGCTGCTCGACGAGGCGTCCCGGCTCAGCGACCGCCCCGGGCGGCCCTACGCGCCCAGCATCAACCGCTACCACGCGGGACTGTGGGAGGACCTCGACGAGCTCGCCGACGTCGTCGACGTCTCCGAACGCTGGCGGGCGTCCGTGGGCGGGCTCCTCGCGCTCACGTCCGGCGGCGAGGAGGCGCGCCCCCAGCCGCTGCCACCGCCGTCGGGCCTCAAGGCACAGCTGCGGCCCTACCAGCAGCAGGGCTACGAGTGGCTCGCGTTCCTGCACGAGCACGGGCTCGGTGGCGTCCTGGCGGACGACATGGGGCTGGGGAAGACGGTGCAGACGCTCGCGCTGATCGCGCACGCGCGGGAGTCGCGCGGCGGGGCGCCGTTCCTCGTCGTCGCGCCGGCGAGCGTGGTGAGCAACTGGGCCGCCGAAGCCGCACAGTTCACGCCCGGCCTGCGCGTGGTCACCCGGACGACGACGTCGACGCGTGCCGCCGCCCCGCTCGTCGAGGAGGTGGCGGGCGCCGACGTCGTCGTCACGTCGTACGCGATCTTCCGGCTCGACTCCGACGCCTTCCACGACCTGCCGTGGGCGGGCCTGATCCTCGACGAGGCGCAGTTCGTGAAGAACCACGCGTCGCGGGCGAACGCCTGCGCGCGCTCGCTGCCCGCGCCGTTCAAGCTGGCGATCACGGGCACGCCCATGGAGAACGACGTCGGGGAGCTGTGGGCGCTGCTCAGCGTCGTCGCACCGGGGCTGTACCCGTCACGACGGCGGTTCGCGGAGGACTACGTCAAGCCGCTGACGGCGGCGTCCCGGCCAGGCGCAGACCCCGCGGTGCGCAGGCTCGCGGCCTCGCGCGCCGGGCTGCTGCGACGGCGCGTGCGTCCGCTGATGCTGCGGCGCACCAAGGACCAGGTGGCCCCCGAGCTGCCCGAGCGGCAGGAACAGGTGCTCACCGTCGACCTCGCACCCGCGCACCGGCGCGCCTACGACGCGCGGCTGCAGCGCGAGCGCACGCGCGTGCTCGGCATGCTCGACGACGTCGACGGCAACCGGCTGGCCATCTTCAAGTCGCTGACGACGCTGCGGCGCATGGCCCTGGACGCGTCGCTCGTCGACCCCTCGGCGTCTGCGGGGATCCCGTCGTCGAAGCTCGACGTGCTGGTCGAGCAGGTCGCCGAGGTGGTGGCCGAGGGGCACCGGGCGCTGGTGTTCTCCCAGTTCACGGGGTATCTGTCGCTGGTGGCGGCGCGCCTGGACGCGCTGGGGCTGCGGTTCGCGTACCTGGACGGGTCGACCCGGCGACGCGCCGACGTCGTGCGGGGTTTCCGCGAGGGCGACGCGCCCTTGTTCCTCATCAGCCTCAAGGCCGGCGGGTTCGGTCTCAACCTCACTGAGGCCGACCACGTGTTCCTCCTCGACCCGTGGTGGAACCCGGCCACCGAGGCGCAGGCCGTGGACCGCACCCACCGCATCGGGCAGACCCGCCCCGTCAACGTGGTGCGCATGGTGGCCGCCGGGACCATCGAGGAGAAGGTCATGGCCCTCAAGGAACGCAAGGCCGCGGCCGTCGGGGCGGTGCTCGGGGACGGCGACGACGTGTTCTCCCGCGCCCTGGACGCAGACGACATCCGCGGGCTGCTCACGTCTGCACCGTGA
- a CDS encoding aspartate kinase, translated as MALVVQKYGGSSVADAESVKRVAKRIAEAKRAGNDVVVVVSAMGDTTDELLDLAAQVTPLPPQRELDILLTAGERISMSLLAMAINSLGVKAKSFTGQQAGVITDAVYGKAKIVDVVPARIRETLDRGQVAIVAGFQGVNTDTNDVTTLGRGGSDTTAVAIAAGLSADVCEIYSDVDGVFTADPRIVPTARKVDRLTYEEMLELAACGAKILALRAVEYGRRYGVPIHVRSSFSNATGTLVAGTYGDLIDPNAPAHGQEADVEAPIISGVAHDRSEAKITVVGVPDVPGMAARIFEVVAAAGANIDMIVQNVSAAHTGLTDISFTLPEGDGPLTLTALRGVQDEIGYASLQFDDQIGKLSLVGAGMKTNPGVSARLFGALRDAGINIEMISTSEIRISVVTRADSLDDAVRAVHSAFGLDTTEGEAVVYAGTGR; from the coding sequence ATGGCACTAGTCGTGCAGAAGTACGGCGGGTCCTCGGTCGCGGACGCGGAGAGCGTCAAGCGGGTCGCCAAGCGCATCGCCGAGGCGAAGCGGGCCGGGAACGACGTCGTCGTCGTCGTGAGCGCCATGGGCGACACCACGGACGAACTCCTCGACCTCGCAGCGCAGGTGACCCCCCTGCCACCCCAGCGCGAGCTCGACATCCTCCTCACCGCGGGCGAGCGCATCTCGATGTCGCTGCTCGCGATGGCGATCAACAGCCTCGGCGTGAAGGCCAAGTCCTTCACGGGCCAGCAGGCGGGCGTCATCACCGACGCCGTCTACGGCAAGGCCAAGATCGTCGACGTCGTCCCCGCGCGCATCCGCGAGACGCTCGATCGGGGGCAGGTGGCGATCGTCGCCGGCTTCCAGGGCGTCAACACCGACACCAACGACGTCACGACGCTGGGCCGCGGCGGCTCCGACACCACCGCCGTCGCCATCGCCGCCGGGCTCTCCGCCGACGTCTGCGAGATCTACTCCGACGTCGACGGCGTGTTCACCGCCGACCCGCGCATCGTCCCGACCGCCCGGAAGGTCGACCGCCTCACGTACGAGGAGATGCTGGAGCTGGCTGCCTGCGGCGCGAAGATCCTCGCGCTGCGCGCCGTCGAGTACGGCCGCCGCTACGGCGTGCCGATCCACGTCCGCTCGTCCTTCTCCAACGCCACCGGCACGCTCGTCGCAGGCACCTACGGCGACCTCATCGACCCCAACGCACCCGCACACGGCCAGGAGGCTGACGTGGAAGCACCGATCATCTCCGGCGTCGCGCACGACCGCAGCGAGGCCAAGATCACCGTCGTCGGCGTGCCCGACGTGCCCGGCATGGCCGCCCGCATCTTCGAGGTCGTGGCCGCCGCCGGAGCCAACATCGACATGATCGTGCAGAACGTGTCGGCCGCCCACACCGGGCTCACGGACATCTCGTTCACCCTGCCCGAGGGCGACGGCCCGCTGACCCTGACCGCGCTGCGCGGCGTGCAGGACGAGATCGGGTACGCGTCGCTGCAGTTCGACGACCAGATCGGCAAGCTGTCGCTGGTCGGCGCGGGCATGAAGACCAACCCGGGTGTCTCGGCCCGCCTGTTCGGCGCGCTGCGCGACGCCGGCATCAACATCGAGATGATCTCGACCTCGGAGATCCGCATCTCCGTGGTGACCCGCGCCGACTCGCTGGACGACGCCGTGCGGGCCGTCCACTCGGCGTTCGGGCTGGACACGACCGAGGGCGAGGCCGTGGTCTACGCCGGGACGGGGCGCTGA
- a CDS encoding GNAT family N-acetyltransferase — MIQIRRMDAYDREVRDEVADLFIEGFYNKLHFFTKDPQRLKVAFRDELRADMFYVAELDGQIAGILAVSSSTRRAVVADKGSLRRGLGFLMGTVAYSALKNDFNSPLPYDDETGYIEWVATAEQARGQGVSTALFQHVLQQLPYTTFVLEVLDFNENAHRLYLKLGFEEYDRRPAKGGEKKVFKERIFMRRRSG, encoded by the coding sequence GTGATCCAGATCAGGCGCATGGACGCCTACGACCGAGAGGTCCGCGACGAGGTCGCCGACCTCTTCATCGAGGGCTTCTACAACAAGCTCCACTTCTTCACCAAGGACCCGCAGCGGCTCAAGGTGGCCTTCCGGGACGAGCTGCGGGCGGACATGTTCTACGTCGCCGAGCTCGACGGGCAGATCGCCGGGATCCTCGCGGTGTCCAGCAGCACCCGCCGTGCGGTGGTCGCGGACAAAGGCTCCCTGCGACGGGGCCTCGGGTTCCTCATGGGGACCGTCGCCTACAGCGCCCTGAAGAACGACTTCAACTCCCCCCTGCCCTACGACGACGAGACCGGCTACATCGAATGGGTCGCCACCGCCGAGCAGGCGCGCGGGCAGGGTGTCTCCACCGCACTGTTCCAGCACGTGCTGCAGCAGCTGCCCTACACCACGTTCGTCCTCGAGGTCCTTGACTTCAACGAGAACGCACACCGGCTCTACCTCAAGCTCGGGTTCGAGGAGTACGACCGCAGACCGGCCAAGGGCGGCGAGAAGAAGGTGTTCAAGGAGCGCATCTTCATGAGACGCCGTTCCGGCTAG
- a CDS encoding M50 family metallopeptidase, with protein MNAVSFDSLGDVLGRIWDAATTPVPAPPQSVVLAMALAALAVVLVTPVWRIARHVVTIAHEGAHALVATLTGRRLDAIRLHSDTSGLTVSAGRPRGFGMVATTFAGYVGPGLVGLGAAWVLRAGYAVGLLWLLVVLLALLLLKVRNLFGLWSVLVAGAALVAVSWWLDEPTQSAVAYAVTWFLLLGAVRPVLELQAQRFRRRARQSDADQLARLTGLPGLFWVAVFLLVTVGALALGAWWIVGPVWT; from the coding sequence ATGAACGCCGTGAGCTTCGACAGCCTCGGCGACGTCCTCGGCCGCATCTGGGACGCGGCCACCACCCCGGTGCCCGCGCCGCCCCAGTCGGTCGTGCTGGCGATGGCGCTGGCCGCGCTCGCCGTGGTGCTGGTGACCCCGGTGTGGCGCATCGCCCGGCACGTGGTGACCATCGCGCACGAGGGCGCCCACGCGCTCGTGGCCACCCTCACCGGGCGGCGGCTGGACGCTATCCGCCTGCACTCCGACACCTCCGGCCTGACGGTCTCCGCCGGGCGTCCGCGCGGGTTCGGGATGGTCGCGACGACGTTCGCGGGCTATGTCGGGCCGGGCCTCGTCGGCCTCGGGGCGGCGTGGGTGCTGCGCGCGGGCTACGCCGTCGGGCTGCTGTGGCTGCTGGTCGTGCTGCTCGCGCTGCTGCTGCTCAAGGTCCGCAACCTGTTCGGGCTGTGGTCGGTGCTGGTGGCGGGCGCGGCGCTGGTGGCCGTGTCGTGGTGGCTCGACGAGCCCACGCAGTCCGCGGTGGCGTACGCCGTCACCTGGTTCCTGCTGCTGGGCGCGGTGCGGCCGGTCCTCGAGCTGCAGGCGCAGCGGTTCCGGCGCCGGGCGCGGCAGTCCGACGCCGACCAGCTCGCGCGGCTCACCGGGCTGCCCGGGCTGTTCTGGGTGGCGGTGTTCCTGCTGGTCACCGTGGGGGCGCTGGCGCTCGGCGCGTGGTGGATCGTGGGGCCCGTCTGGACCTGA
- a CDS encoding iron-sulfur cluster biosynthesis family protein, which produces MLTVTDNARAAVEDLAQQAGVPSEGGLRIAQSAGQPGNFELALVPAPQPDDQVVDEGATHVFVEKDAADALEALTLDTDPAAQGPGFVLTPQA; this is translated from the coding sequence GTGCTCACCGTGACCGACAACGCGCGAGCGGCAGTCGAAGACCTGGCGCAGCAGGCAGGCGTCCCGAGCGAAGGTGGTCTGCGGATCGCCCAGTCAGCCGGCCAGCCCGGCAACTTCGAGCTGGCCCTGGTGCCCGCCCCGCAGCCCGACGACCAGGTCGTCGACGAGGGGGCCACCCACGTCTTCGTCGAGAAGGACGCGGCGGACGCCCTGGAGGCCCTCACCCTCGACACCGACCCGGCCGCACAGGGCCCGGGCTTCGTCCTCACGCCTCAGGCCTGA
- a CDS encoding winged helix-turn-helix transcriptional regulator, producing MVTTSSESVVVGSPYRADCPSRRILDRIGDRWTVLTVGALGDGNVRFSELRRRVEGVSHKMLTQTLRALERDGLVRRTVYPEVPIRVEYTLTEAGRTLREPLRALEEWSITHLHDVSTSQETYDRTRSS from the coding sequence GTGGTAACCACCTCGAGCGAGTCAGTGGTCGTCGGCAGCCCTTACCGGGCGGACTGCCCGTCCCGCCGCATCCTGGACCGCATCGGCGACCGCTGGACGGTGCTCACGGTGGGCGCGCTCGGGGACGGCAACGTCCGTTTCTCCGAGCTGCGCCGACGCGTCGAGGGCGTCTCGCACAAGATGCTCACCCAGACTCTCCGCGCGCTCGAACGGGACGGGCTCGTGCGTCGCACGGTGTACCCCGAGGTGCCGATCCGCGTCGAGTACACGCTCACCGAGGCGGGCCGCACCCTGCGTGAGCCCTTGCGCGCCCTGGAAGAGTGGTCGATCACCCACCTCCACGACGTGTCGACGTCGCAGGAGACGTACGACCGCACGCGTTCCTCCTGA
- a CDS encoding helix-turn-helix transcriptional regulator: MPADIPTDSLGAFLRASRARITPEDAGIPRYGERRRVVGLRREELALLAGVSASYYTRLEQGQSRNASPEVLDALASALQLDDAERAHLGRLAGGRGHRQPARRPTPETVAPALAGLLDSLAAVPALVMGRRSDVLAWNPLGHALLAGHLRPDAPEAAATRPNMATLVFTDVDTRELYADWRAKSRAVVGNLRLTAGQHPDDPELASLVGRLTMTSTEFASLWADHQVQACATADYALHHPLVGDLTVTQQTLRSIDRPDQTLVTHTTPAGSPSAEAITLLAQLVGDRPSHHTAPPRTAQQHPDSPGVVPSRLLNGRG, translated from the coding sequence ATGCCCGCCGACATCCCGACCGACTCGCTCGGCGCCTTCCTGCGGGCGAGCCGCGCACGGATCACGCCCGAGGACGCGGGCATCCCCCGCTACGGGGAGCGCCGCCGGGTCGTCGGCCTGCGCCGCGAGGAGCTCGCCCTGCTCGCCGGGGTCAGCGCGTCGTACTACACGCGTCTCGAGCAGGGCCAGTCGCGCAACGCGTCACCCGAGGTGCTCGACGCCCTGGCCTCCGCGCTGCAGCTCGACGACGCCGAACGCGCACACCTCGGCCGCCTCGCGGGTGGTCGAGGCCACCGGCAACCCGCCAGGCGGCCGACGCCGGAGACGGTCGCCCCCGCCCTCGCAGGGCTCCTGGACTCGCTCGCCGCCGTGCCGGCGCTCGTCATGGGACGCCGCAGCGACGTCCTCGCGTGGAACCCGCTCGGCCACGCCCTGCTCGCCGGGCACCTGCGCCCTGACGCCCCCGAGGCCGCCGCCACCCGCCCGAACATGGCCACCCTGGTCTTCACCGACGTCGACACCCGCGAGCTTTACGCCGACTGGCGGGCGAAGTCCCGGGCCGTCGTCGGCAACCTTCGCCTCACCGCCGGCCAGCACCCGGACGATCCCGAGCTCGCGTCCCTCGTCGGGCGCCTCACGATGACGAGCACGGAGTTCGCCTCCCTGTGGGCCGATCACCAGGTCCAGGCCTGCGCCACCGCCGACTACGCCCTGCACCACCCCCTGGTCGGCGACCTCACCGTCACCCAGCAGACCCTGCGATCGATCGACCGCCCCGACCAGACCCTCGTCACGCACACGACTCCGGCCGGTTCGCCGTCGGCGGAGGCGATCACCCTGCTGGCCCAGCTCGTCGGCGACCGGCCCTCACACCACACGGCGCCACCTCGAACCGCGCAGCAGCACCCTGACTCGCCCGGGGTCGTGCCCTCACGCCTGCTCAATGGCCGAGGTTGA
- a CDS encoding aspartate-semialdehyde dehydrogenase, with translation MAEINTEGVNVAVVGATGQVGAVMRRLLAERDFPVRSIRLFASARSAGSVLEFGGYDVVVEDVAAVPTEELADIDIALFSAGGGTSKEHAPRFAEAGAVVVDNSSAWRRDPAVPLVVSEVNPDAIGEAELGIIANPNCTTMAAMPVLKPLADAAGLERLRVTTFQAVSGSGLAGVSELATQVRAAVEQDFEALAHDGSAVEFPAQVKYVAPIAFDVVALAGSIVEDGSNETDEEQKLRNESRKILSLPDLAVAGTCVRVPVFTGHSLSIHAEFASPITPEQATALLADAPGVRLVDVPTPLAAAGADESLVGRIRQDQSVPDGRGLVLFVSGDNLRKGAALNAIQIAELVAADIAELATLEAAQEG, from the coding sequence ATGGCTGAGATCAACACCGAGGGTGTGAACGTCGCCGTCGTCGGCGCGACCGGGCAGGTCGGCGCCGTCATGCGCCGCCTCCTGGCGGAGCGCGACTTCCCGGTCCGCTCGATCCGACTCTTCGCGTCGGCCCGGTCCGCGGGGTCGGTGCTGGAGTTCGGGGGGTACGACGTCGTCGTCGAGGACGTCGCCGCCGTGCCCACCGAAGAGCTCGCCGACATCGACATCGCCCTGTTCTCTGCCGGGGGCGGCACGTCGAAGGAGCACGCGCCGCGGTTCGCCGAGGCCGGCGCCGTCGTCGTCGACAACTCCTCCGCGTGGCGGCGCGACCCCGCCGTCCCGCTGGTGGTCTCCGAGGTGAACCCGGACGCGATCGGCGAGGCGGAGCTGGGCATCATCGCCAACCCGAACTGCACCACCATGGCCGCGATGCCGGTGCTCAAGCCGCTCGCCGACGCCGCAGGGCTGGAACGGCTGCGCGTCACGACCTTCCAGGCCGTGTCCGGGTCCGGGCTCGCCGGTGTCTCGGAGCTCGCCACGCAGGTCCGGGCGGCCGTGGAGCAGGACTTCGAGGCCCTGGCGCACGACGGGTCCGCCGTCGAGTTCCCCGCACAGGTCAAGTACGTCGCACCCATCGCGTTCGACGTCGTCGCGCTCGCCGGGTCGATCGTCGAGGACGGGTCGAACGAGACCGACGAGGAGCAGAAGCTCCGCAACGAGTCCCGCAAGATCCTGTCCCTCCCGGACCTCGCGGTCGCCGGGACGTGCGTGCGCGTGCCCGTGTTCACGGGGCACTCGCTGTCGATCCACGCGGAGTTCGCCTCCCCGATCACGCCCGAGCAGGCCACCGCGCTGCTGGCCGACGCCCCCGGCGTGCGACTGGTCGACGTGCCGACGCCGCTGGCCGCCGCGGGGGCGGACGAGTCGCTGGTCGGGCGCATCCGCCAGGACCAGTCGGTGCCCGACGGCCGCGGCCTCGTGCTGTTCGTCTCCGGCGACAACCTGCGCAAGGGCGCCGCGCTCAACGCGATCCAGATCGCGGAACTCGTGGCAGCCGACATCGCAGAACTCGCAACCCTGGAGGCCGCACAAGAGGGCTAA
- a CDS encoding antibiotic biosynthesis monooxygenase family protein produces MSIARTPEPPYTAVIFTSLRTPGDQGYARMSERMVELAAQQPGFLGIESAREGLGITVSYWSDDDAAAAWKQVHEHVVAQERGRSTWYEDYEVRIATVTRAYGKPAADPTD; encoded by the coding sequence GTGAGCATCGCGCGCACGCCCGAGCCGCCGTACACGGCCGTCATCTTCACGTCGCTGCGCACGCCCGGCGACCAGGGCTACGCCCGCATGTCCGAGCGGATGGTGGAGCTCGCGGCGCAGCAGCCCGGCTTCCTCGGTATCGAGTCCGCGCGGGAGGGCCTCGGCATCACAGTCTCCTACTGGTCCGACGACGACGCCGCGGCCGCCTGGAAGCAGGTGCACGAGCACGTGGTCGCACAGGAGCGCGGGAGGTCCACCTGGTACGAGGACTACGAGGTGCGGATCGCGACCGTGACCCGCGCCTACGGCAAACCTGCGGCTGACCCGACCGACTGA
- a CDS encoding NAD(P)-dependent oxidoreductase, with translation MSRITVIGGTGHAGSAIVAEAAGRGHQVTALSRSLPAEPVPGVTYLQGDATDEATLSQAIDGADVVASAYSARSPHAPSLRDFYRTAARVADTAGVPLYIVGGYSSLRPAPGADRFVTDLSDIPAELHAEIRDGAQLIIEDLPATPATLDWVFVSPALRFGARMPGERLGRYRLGDDVAVEPDGGGAISAADYALGFVDLIEKGDHHREQVNLGH, from the coding sequence ATGTCTCGCATCACCGTCATCGGAGGCACCGGCCACGCCGGCTCGGCGATCGTCGCGGAGGCCGCCGGTCGCGGCCACCAGGTCACCGCGCTGAGCCGCTCGCTCCCTGCGGAACCCGTCCCCGGCGTGACCTACCTCCAAGGTGACGCGACGGACGAGGCGACGCTGTCGCAGGCGATCGACGGCGCGGACGTCGTGGCGAGCGCCTACTCCGCACGGAGTCCGCACGCCCCCAGCCTCCGGGACTTCTACCGCACGGCCGCTCGCGTGGCCGATACCGCAGGGGTCCCCCTGTACATCGTCGGCGGCTACTCGTCGCTGCGCCCGGCGCCGGGGGCGGACCGCTTCGTCACCGACCTCAGCGACATCCCCGCGGAGCTCCACGCGGAGATCCGCGACGGCGCGCAGCTCATCATCGAGGATCTTCCGGCCACTCCCGCGACGCTCGACTGGGTCTTCGTCAGCCCGGCGCTCCGGTTCGGCGCCCGGATGCCCGGCGAGCGGCTCGGCCGCTACCGGCTCGGCGACGACGTCGCGGTCGAGCCCGACGGTGGTGGCGCCATCTCCGCCGCGGACTACGCCCTCGGGTTCGTCGACCTCATCGAGAAGGGCGACCATCACCGGGAACAGGTCAACCTCGGCCATTGA
- a CDS encoding MBL fold metallo-hydrolase: MTTSTTTETITTSDHLTFGEVTVSRVVESVGSIGMTPDQFFPGTDPDAWVGHEDELRPYFLENDGETTMASTARVAMQTWILRSGGRTVLLDACVGNDKDRPDVPGWSHLRTAFLGHLAAAGVTPESVDVVVNTHLHADHVGWNTRLTDGAWVPSFPNAEYLMPAEDLEFWDPARNRTTVMGPGAHRVWADSIAPVVAAGQVTAWSGSHRIDDALTLEAAPGHTPGASILRLVSGDDEVLFLGDTLHSPAQVQDVHTSSCFDEDPAQAHLTRARLFTEAAEKNLLLLPAHFAGHGGFRVEQSGDAFRIVGWAGLTAV, from the coding sequence ATGACCACGAGCACGACGACCGAGACCATCACGACCAGCGATCACCTCACCTTCGGGGAGGTCACGGTGAGCAGGGTCGTGGAGAGCGTCGGCAGCATCGGCATGACGCCGGACCAGTTCTTCCCCGGCACCGACCCGGACGCCTGGGTCGGGCACGAGGACGAGCTCCGGCCGTACTTCCTCGAGAACGACGGCGAGACGACGATGGCGAGCACGGCGCGCGTCGCGATGCAGACCTGGATCCTGCGCAGCGGCGGCAGGACGGTGCTCCTCGACGCGTGCGTCGGCAATGACAAGGACCGCCCCGACGTCCCCGGCTGGTCTCATCTGCGCACCGCGTTCCTCGGGCACCTTGCCGCGGCGGGGGTCACCCCGGAGAGCGTCGACGTCGTCGTCAACACGCACCTGCACGCCGACCACGTCGGCTGGAACACGCGCCTGACCGACGGCGCCTGGGTCCCGTCCTTCCCGAACGCCGAGTACCTGATGCCCGCCGAGGACCTGGAGTTCTGGGACCCGGCGCGGAACCGCACGACGGTGATGGGTCCCGGCGCCCACCGCGTGTGGGCGGACAGCATCGCGCCGGTGGTCGCCGCCGGGCAGGTCACGGCGTGGAGCGGGAGCCACCGCATCGACGACGCGCTGACGCTCGAGGCGGCGCCCGGTCACACTCCCGGCGCGTCGATCCTCCGGCTGGTCTCGGGCGACGACGAGGTGCTCTTCCTCGGGGACACCCTCCACAGTCCGGCCCAGGTCCAGGACGTGCACACCAGCAGTTGCTTCGACGAGGACCCGGCGCAGGCGCACCTCACCCGGGCCCGCCTGTTCACCGAGGCCGCGGAGAAGAACCTGCTCCTGCTTCCCGCTCACTTCGCGGGGCACGGAGGGTTCCGCGTGGAGCAGAGCGGAGACGCCTTCCGGATCGTCGGCTGGGCGGGGCTGACGGCCGTCTGA